One Vicia villosa cultivar HV-30 ecotype Madison, WI linkage group LG5, Vvil1.0, whole genome shotgun sequence genomic window, CTTTCCGCTAAAAAACCCTCACACAAATCGCCAGATTCAAATCCGGTTTCTCACCCTCACATACAATATCGTAACCATTCTCGATTCACCTCCATACTCCCTCATTCACGCACCAAATCTTCAACAACAAACTCACAGTAACCTCACCACACTCACAGACCGCATACAAACCAGAACTGCACAATAGAACAATACATACGCCTGATTCAACACAACAACTAACACAATAAACTCAGAAGACACAAGCCGAAGAGAAGAAGAAGCGGAGATTGAGAAGAAACATAAGGAGATAGTACCTGAaggtttttttgttgatttttactTTCATTTAATTTATATCGCTTTTTGAAATCATTGTAATCTCTAAAAATGTGATGAAACTCTGGTATTTAGGGTTCTGGGGGGATAAGGGCATCAATATTGCTTGTTGTTTGTATACTTTCATGAACCGAATTAAGAATCGCGAGCAAGCTTGAGAGCAGAGAGATTATGTTGTTTAAGAGAGATTCGTGAGAGTTTGAAAACGAAGCAGAGAGATGAGAGAGCGATTCACGTGAGAGGGAGAGATCTccttcttttctgttttttttcaCGATGAAGAGGCACCAAAATGCTTGTTTAGGTTAAAACCGGTTTGGCCTAGGGGGTGGTTTCGGATCTGTCCAATACGGTCCAACACCAACCCATTGTTTTTGTGTGCACCAGATTTTTGTTTTACTCACAAGTGGGCCTGCTTTCTAGTAACCCCTTGGCCCATtagattgttttttttaatatatctttTTCTACTTATTTCCATTTTATTTCTTAAATATAAACCAAAACATTTCTGTtagaatattttcataaaaaatacaaaaaatgtaTTCTTAAGATGTATGTTTGGGatttatcaaaatatttcaaaatgatacaaaaatagcTTTTTTAATTGAATCgaattttgagttttaatggataaggagggttcgtacgtacttgtgcgagttgtcctaaaagtatttgggtgatggccgttaagcttttattcgaatactttgattccattaaaggctccataaaactcgatttaattcaccttttttacaaaaaacactttcttttaatcaaatcattttatctataatggaaagaagggtttgtacgtacttgtacaagttgttctttaagcatttaggcgatggccgttaagcctttgtttggatgtttaaactccattaaagactttttaaatattgaatttttttacaaaaatgcttttcttttaaacaatcaaattattttagtctataatggaaagaagagtttgtacgtacttgtacaatttgttctttaaacatttaggcgatggccgttaagcctttgtctGGATGtttaaaactccattaaagacttctaaaAACCCGATTTAGCAAATactctttcaagtattttaagcgatggccgttaagcttttgtttaaatacttgaatccaaattttaaaatacttcaaactcaatccatttcttttacaaaacaatttcaaattcaTCAAACCATCTTTCCCTCGCCCTAGCGCGCATCCTTTTCATCACCTatgagggggttgtacgtacttatACAATTTCCTCTTTCAAGcattttaggcgatggccgttaagcctttgtttaaatgtttgatttttctcttaacaaacaactttaattcattcacacccttttacattctaaaacactttttttcataaaacgagacacttattcaatttcaatacgaacatacttctacatgtgaagatctaacatcttccactcgaatgcgatgatggccaaaatcatgtcttatcttgatttagttatccattcttgtagtgatatcatatccatgtgcgcgtagtatttccatttgaaagcgatcgagtacctctcgctaaaatcaatcaacaaaacatttcgtagttttagcccgaactacgattgctctgactttcccattgcactagggaatacgtaggcacaagatacaaatgtcttggcgagcacaataataaaaaatcttattttgtttcttccttctttccaacctaataaataacgtaaatagataataagctaacaatcaatcacaagattaactaaatgggtcccatcgagtacgatggaggtgaggggtgctaataccttccccttgcttaaccgactcccgaacctaaatttggttgcgacgaccatcttatccttgttctttttatttgtgggttttatcgatattttccctttccttcttggaataaataaagttcggtggcgactctgttgtacttcgattgcgtgaaaacgcgtcgagtcacttTTTTACCGCTACATAGAGGAACACGAGATTGGATTAAATTGGATTGATGAAAGTGAATAAGACGACGAGAAAAAGAAAGGAATCACGTTAAAGCTAGAGATATCAAAGACATCGAGTTAGAAGATGAAAATTGCCAAAATGAAAGTGATGGAGACATAgctctttgattttttttctatataaatGAGGCTTCTCCTCATTTCATTTTActctaaattataaatataaatccTTCTATCTTTTTTCTATTCTCTCCgttttcatattttcttttcaTAAGAATTGTCGTAGTGCCAAAATATCAAAAAACTCTTGTGAGAGTTTTATTGTAATATGTGTTGTGGTTAATTTGTAATACGATTAGTTTGTGGGGTTATTTTCTAAAGGTTGCAAGCTAAATCTAATGAAATCTTGGTTATAGATTCTTTAGTTTGACTTGTGTAAAAGCTCTGTCTATAGGTTAGTGAGCTTAGTCATTGTAAAAGGTCTATTCGTTTATTGTTAAACGTTTGTGAAAAAATGGTGTAAAAAGCTCAAGTGTGTTCAGTGAAACTTTCAAGCGGAAACTCTTAGGGACACACATATGCCAAGTAGTCGAAACTGTATAAATCTCTTGTGCACTttctgttggtgattttagtatcatcaatgtattttggtaataatgtgatttactgtaggccgatgcaattatgcgttaagcttgaaacgagttagggtagtgcggagtgcacgctcatAGAGCCGaacgtgcaattgaatacgaataatagaaacggggttccaagagGCGGAGCCCCtagcggggtgcggggcagcgccctgccggggtccaaggggcagcgccccgAACGAaattttcgtttgaatagttgcaccctttcccaaccgacataaccgttttaccgaacaggtgcgtcgtttcccaaccaacataactgtttttaccgaacaggtgtgtcatttcggtttctattgttgatctcctatataaggagtcatttggcctcggtttCGAAGACGAAAAatatacttcctctacattctgatctgttctccattgtcagaaacagattgttcttcgagaattattcccgcaaagatttcgtgaacccagacaagaatagggtcgaaatactttgttcgaaaagtgaacgaacacgattcttgaagatatctaGGATTATCATACCTAtatctaacaaacgaacaaagtatcattttctgataatcatggctggaTGAGGAAGCACCGTGaaggagatgactaaaagtttcggaaaattggacaagtttcaaggacaaGACTTCAGGCGTTGGCAGAAGAAGATGAATTTCATGTTGACAACATTGAAGGTGGTGCACGTCCTGTCTACACCAATTCCAGAACTTGAGGAGGATGACACGGTTGAAAATCTTAGACGCCAATCAAAGTGGGAGAACGACGACTACATATGCAGAGGGCACATTCTTAACGGTATGTCTGATCCCTTATTTGATATTTACCCAAATGTGGAATCTGCAAAGGAATTATGGGATTGTCTCGAAGCCAAGTACATGGCAGAGGATTCATCCAGTAAAAAGTTTCTGGTGACCGACTTCAACAATTACAAAATGGTTGAATCGAGGTCTGTCATGGAACAATTTAATGAACTCCTCCGAATCCTTGGACAGTTCACACTGCATGGATTGAAGATGGATGAAACAATATCTGTATCAAGCATCATCGACAAGTTTCCTCCTTCATGGAAGGATTTCAAACACAATCTGAAACATGGAAAAGACGAACTGTCTTTGATCCAACTTGGAAGTCACTTGCGCATAGAGGAATCTCTACGAGCGCGTGAGGATAACAAAggaaaaggcaaagaaattgatggaccctcggttaatatgatcgaagagggtggtaagaacgataacaacaaaaacaaaggaaagaaacgTGCTTTCAATAACAAAAAGGGAAATTTCGATGTTAACAAGAAACCGAAACTAGAATGCTGGAAGTGTGGCAGAACAGGCcacttcaagaaggattgtcGTTTCGGAAAAAAGCACGACAATGCGAACGCAAGTGGTTCAGGAAAAGGGTCTAAGGACCCATCCGAAAACCAAGGTCAGAAAtcaatttgtgatttgaatagtttgattaaacattCGGTTTCACAAACTTCTGAGGCATTTTATGTGTAGGATGATGCTATCGCGTGGTGGATTGATTCTGGCGCCACAACACATGTTTGCAAGGATCGTTTCTGGTTCAAGACATTTGTTCCAGTGGAAGATGGTTCTGTTCTATACATGGGAGATGATCACTTCGCTCCCGTTGAAGGCAAAGGAAACGTGGTGCTAGAATTCAGTTCTGGAAAGACTATTACTTTGTTTAATGTATTGTATGTTCCTAAGTTACGTAAGAATTTAATTTCTGACCCTGTATTGAATAAGCTTGGATACAAGCAAGTGTGTGAATCCGATAAATATGTTTTATCGAAGTCTGgtttgtttgtaggatttggttattataataatggaatgtttatgatgaatttgaatggagtTCCTAAAGATTCTGGTTCTATATTTATGTCTTCTTCGAATATTATCAATTTTTCGTTATGGCATGCTCGTCTAGGACACGTACATTATAAAAGAATGCATGAAATGTCTAAAAACGATTTAATCCctgtttttgatgaaaataacgaAAAGTGTAAAACTTGCATGTTAACAAAGATCACTAGACAACCTTTTAAAAGTATAACAAGGAAATCTATCATTCTTGAGTTAGTACATAGTGATTTATGTGATTTGCATGCTACTCCATCATtagggaataaaaaatattttgtcactttcattgatgatgcatctagattctgctatgtttatttgttgcacgctaaggacgaagccttagataaattcaaaatttataaaactgAAGTTGAAGTGCAACGGAATGTGCTGATTAAAACATTACGTACTGATAGAGGTGGTGAATATTATGATCCTGTATTTTTCCAATCCGTAGGAATCATTCATGAAACTATGGAAccttatacacctcaacaaaatggtgtggctgaaaggaaaaatagagttCTTAAAGAAATGGTAAATGCCATGTTATCTTACTCTGGTCTGAGTGAAGGGTTTTGGGGAGAAGCTATGTTAACGGCTTGCTATTTGTTAAATAGGGTTCCTAATAAAAGGAACTAGACTACCCCATATGAACTTTGGTATAAGAAAAGACCCAACTTAACATTTCTACGTGTTTGGGGTTGTAGGGCCGTGGTTAGACTCCCGGACCCAAAAAGGAAAACTTTGGACGAAAAGGGTGTAGGTTGCATCTTTGTTGGATATGCTGAACATTCCAAGGCTTATAGGTTTTATGTTATAGAACCTAATGACTCGATTTCTATTAACACGATTATAGAATCAAGAGATGCCATATTTGATGAGAATTAtttctcttctatacctagacCAAAGATATCTATACCTAATTCATAGGAATCTCTAAGGGATGCTCATCAAAATAATGTACCAAGTGAGACACTTGAACCCCGTAGAAGCAAAAGAGCTAGGAAATCTAGATCTTATGGATTTGATTTTCAACTATATTTAGTTGAGGGATCAAAGGATCAGATTGAGACTCAATACTATTATTGCTATAGTATAGAGGAGGATCCAAGAACGTATGATGAAGCTGTGAAATCTCGAGATTCTGTCTTTTGGAAAGAAGCAATTGATGAAGAGATTGGTTCTATCATGGAAAATAATACTTGGGTATTATCTGATTTACCACCAGGCTGCAAACCATTGGGTTGCAAATGGATCTTCAAAAGGAAGATGAAAGTCGATGGTACAATTGACAAGTTTAAAGCTAGATTAGATATCAAAGGCTTGagacaaaaagaagggattgattatttcgatacATATGCTTCAGTTGCCcgtatcactactattagattgttgattgccttggcggctattcataatctagtgattcatcaaatggatgtcaaaacagcatttctgaatggtgatttggaagaagaagtgtatatgaagcaacctgaaggatttgtaatgcctggtaatgagcacaaagtgtgtaagctagttaagtcgttgtatgggctgaaacaagctccgaagcagtggcatcaaaagtttgatgaggttgttttgtctaatggtttcattctaaaccaagctgaaaaatgtgtatatagcaaatttgatacatccggtaaaggagttttcatttgtctatatgttgatgacatgttgatctttggcaccgaccaaaatcaagttgataaaaccaagaatttcttgtcatcaaagttctccatgaaggatatgggagaagcagacgttattcttggtattaagattaaacgggagaataaggggattgtaattacgtaatctcattacattgagaaaatactcaagaagttcaattatgaaaattgttctccagtaagtactcccatggattcgggagaaaagcttatgccaaatacaggtaaacctgtggatcaactagaatactcaagagctataggctctttgatgtatgctatgattagcactagaccggatattgcttatgcggttggaaagttgagcagatttactagtaatcctagtagacatcattggcatgcgataactagggtattcaagtacttgaagggtactatgaattatggattatcatatatgggatttccttcgatgttagagggttattcggatgctagttggataaataatgttgaagattcatcctctacaagtggatgggtgttcttgcttgggggaggtgccatctcatgggcttccaagaagcaaacatgtataactagttccacaatggaatctgagtttgtagcattagctgctgctggtaaagaagcagaatggctaaggaacttggtatatgagattccgatatggcctaaaccgatatcaccaatttctatccgttgtgatagtagtgccacactggctaaagcatatagccaaatatacaatggaaagtctagacatttgggtattagacatagtatgattagggaattaatcatgaatggggtgatatctattgagtttgttcggtcgcaacaaaacttagctgaccacttgacgaaggggttagcaagagacttagtgaagaagtcggtaattgggatgagattaaagtccatttaaatctattagttatggtatacccaattcccttctaatacgttagaagcagaattcaatgtggaaagatcatagttaaagattggagcaattgtgtttatcttcccaaggtatgtgctcagacctgcaagtgatggctaggttgaagtatatcttcttaatggttcttttgaaaaattgctaatgcaggtgcaagattaaaaggatcacctatgtgagcatgaagttttgccgcttcaagaagcttggacttggcttcctatatgcttattaatggataaggacacatggcttgtaaagtgtcaagtatgaatagtagagtattgtaagaaacatatgtgtactatatctttagatattcaaatggattgacgggttcaatcattgtGACACCCCAattttcgaatatttggaatgtgtatttgtactaagatgaaaattcaatcgcaagacattttcttctatgcatttgtttgatcgttatacctgtaagtaaatcaaggattatactaaaatggggggagtttgttggtgattttagtatcatcaatgtattttggtaataatgtgatttactgtaggccgatgcaattatgcgttaagcttgaaacgagttagggtagtgcggagtgcacgctcgtagagccaaacgtgcaattgaatacgaataatagaaacggggttccaaggggcggagcccctggcagGGTGTGGGGCAGCGCCCCTggccggggtccaaggggcagcgccccgAACGAaattttcgtttgaatagttgcaccctttcccaaccgacataaccgttttaccgaacaggtgcgTCGTTTCCCAACCAACATAATTGTTTTTACCGAATAGGTGTGTCATTTCGGTTTCtattgttgatctcctatataaggagtcatttggcctcggtttCGAAGACGAAAAatatacttcctctacattctgatctgttctccattgtcagaaacagattgttcttcgagaattatccccgcaaaaatttcgtgaacccagacaagaatagggtcgaaatactttgttcggaaagtgaacgaacacgattcttgaagatatccaagaTTATCATACCTATATCTAACACTTTCTCTATCTCTTCtctctttatttttctgttgtttaTGTTATTTGATATGCGTATCTCTCTTTATCTCAATCTTCTTTCTTTATTTCCACTGCCTTTTTTCTTGCGTGATCATCAAAATTGAAATAACTATTTTAAAGAAAAGAGTTTTTGTAAATTggatttgattttcaatcaactCAATTCACCCCTCCCCTCTTGTGTTTGGAGTTATTTGGCCTACAACTTAGTGATATAAAAATTCAAGAAGACAAATTAAAGGATAAAATAGATGAATGAACTCCATCTAATTATTTGCTAAATTTCCATATATCCAAGTTGACGAAAATTTGAGCTAAATATTTCAATTACTTTACATTTTCCTTGTACGAGTGCATCCGTGCATCTACTTATCTTTTTTAGAACTTGCGATTTGTCTTTGTAGTTAATTGTTATACTTCATACATACTGAGACatcttttttaaaaatactttgaGCATTTTCTAACCACCATTTAATATATGATTATTTGCTAGACCCCATGAGCCTAATATCATTTCTTTGTTATAAAAACCATATTATAAGCCCATGTGTGTCATATTTgattaatattttgattattctTATGATCATCTGGCTAATGAACCAATTGTacaatcaaataattttaatattgattttAAGAATATTTACATAGAAGATTTGATGATCATGATAAGTAAATTTATCTATACTTTCCACCAAACTTTATTGAACACATAtgagaatattttaaaaataagaataatcaCAATTCAAAAGTGTGTTAAATCTATATTTTTCAAGAATTCTATGTTAGAAATTTATTTGCAagtttatgatattttttatgtattttcttataaattattTGTGCCatgtattatattatttaatatattttaaatttattttgatttattttaaatatatgttttcttttcttaaagtgttttatattatttttgtttcaatCACACATTTGTATATATTAATGTAAAATATGGTGCAGtctagtaaaataatttttagagtGTTTGGTACATTTCTtagatatttaaaaatttaattgagttatttaaataattaaatgaatgtGATAAACGTGGATGTTCTAAGAGTTTTGTAATTAGTTGATTAAGTGATGATTGACGCTGAATTTAGTAAGGAGAACCgtgtaaaacaaaaaaatatttacatttttAGAGGTTAGgtttaaatcttttttaaaaatatataaaatagtaatttgtgtttttttaactctttattatttatagtttgtatcttatttgtatttatttcttttttaagtttATTACAATTTGAATTATAAATTTGTCTATTATACCCTTAGTTACTTATTCTGgagataaaaacaaatataataaaaaagtaaataGTTAGAAGTattatagaaaaaataaattataatatttaaaataacaaaattattaattacataaaaatgtgaaaaaaaataaaataaagcatattaataacacataaaaatctaaaaaattaaaattaaaaaaatacaatctataaaagtaaatttttttctccattttttattttattttataaacttatAAATTAATACATAGTAGataatcaataaataaaaatagatagaTTCATTCGACAGGGATCATAACCTCATTGGTCCTAAATATTGGAATTGTTATCCTTGGTGGATTATACCTACCCAACACAAAATCACCAACAACCTTAAAACCATCTTTCTCCAAACTCAAATTCAACTTCTCCACTTTCTCCTTCACCACTTCATCACTAGCCACACCTCCAAACTTCACCACCCCATACTTCTTCTCACCTTCTTCTCTTATCACAACCCTCTCATCAATAGGCTTAGGTGCATCCTCTACTTTTCCATAACTAGCCGGCAAAGTAAACTGCATAGTCACCATCTTGTTCTTCTCATTTGTCACAACTGGTGCTGTCATAGCAATCTTTTCTGAGGAAACACTTGTGTTTTCTTTTGTGATAACTGGTGAAGTCATGGATATTTTTTCGGTTTTGGTGTTTTGGGGTTTGCCGAAGATTCCTATGTAGTCAACTAAAACCTTAAAGCCACCATCTTTGTCTCCTTTGAACACGGATGGATCGTAGGTTATTTCGGCTACCACAGAAGGTGCATACTTTCTGACAACATAGTTTTGTGCGGTTTTGATAACTTCATATTTTGGTGTTTCAAC contains:
- the LOC131606335 gene encoding uncharacterized protein LOC131606335; amino-acid sequence: MGLVLGRIGVETPKYEVIKTAQNYVVRKYAPSVVAEITYDPSVFKGDKDGGFKVLVDYIGIFGKPQNTKTEKISMTSPVITKENTSVSSEKIAMTAPVVTNEKNKMVTMQFTLPASYGKVEDAPKPIDERVVIREEGEKKYGVVKFGGVASDEVVKEKVEKLNLSLEKDGFKVVGDFVLGRYNPPRITIPIFRTNEVMIPVE